The sequence TGGAAGAGGCGCGAGCTCATTCCGCCGCCGAGGGCCGTGTTGAGGACGCCGAGGGCCCAGCGGCGGTCGTCGGTGCGGGCGAGGCCGGGCATGCCGAGGACCACGTGGGCCTGTTCGGTCTTGCGGTTCAGCAGCTCGACCTTGCCGGCGGAGCGCAGGGTGCGGGAGCCCTCGCGGGGTGCCATGGGCACCGCGTCCGTACGGGAGAGGGCGCCGGCCTTCTCGAAGGCGCGGCGGACCTGGCGCACGACCGTGGCGTGGTCGACGTTGCCCGCAGCGGCGACGACGAGGTGCGTGGGGTCGTAGTGCTTCTTGTAGAAGCGGGCGATCTGGCCGCGGTTCAGGGCGTTGATCGTGTCGACGGTGCCGAGGACCGGGCGGCCGAGGGGGGTGTCACCGAGCATGGTGTGCGCGAACAGGTCGTGCACGCAGTCGCCCGGGTCGTCCTCCGTCATCGCGATCTCTTCGAGGATGACGCCGCGCTCGGCGTCGACGTCCTCGGGGGCGATCAGCGAGCCGGTCAGCATGTCGCAGACGACGTCGATGGCCAGCGGCAGGTCGGTGTCCAGGACCCGCGCGTAGTAGCAGGTGTACTCCTTCGCCGTGAAGGCGTTCATCTCTCCGCCGACCGCGTCGAGCGCGGAGGAGATGTCGAGGGCGGTGCGCCGGGTGGTGCCCTTGAAGAGGAGGTGTTCGAGGTAGTGGGTCGCGCCGTTCAGGGTGGGCGTCTCGTCGCGGGAGCCGACGTTCGCCCAGATGCCGAAGGTGGCGGACCGGACGGAGGGCAGGGTCTCGGTGACGATCCGCAGACCGCCGGG is a genomic window of Streptomyces sp. YPW6 containing:
- a CDS encoding pitrilysin family protein, whose protein sequence is MTSRSSATTARPSSEGRAVARTQTLLKGSNGIGTVRRTVLPGGLRIVTETLPSVRSATFGIWANVGSRDETPTLNGATHYLEHLLFKGTTRRTALDISSALDAVGGEMNAFTAKEYTCYYARVLDTDLPLAIDVVCDMLTGSLIAPEDVDAERGVILEEIAMTEDDPGDCVHDLFAHTMLGDTPLGRPVLGTVDTINALNRGQIARFYKKHYDPTHLVVAAAGNVDHATVVRQVRRAFEKAGALSRTDAVPMAPREGSRTLRSAGKVELLNRKTEQAHVVLGMPGLARTDDRRWALGVLNTALGGGMSSRLFQEVREKRGLAYSVYSYTSGFADCGLFGVYAGCRPSQVHDVLKICRDELDRVATHGLDDDEITRAIGQLSGSTVLGLEDTGALMNRIGKSELCWGEQMSVDDMLARIAAVTPDDVRDVAGELLTHRPSLSAIGPLKDKQADRLHEAVS